A portion of the Corynebacterium occultum genome contains these proteins:
- a CDS encoding FAD/NAD(P)-binding protein: protein MPGNTPALAILGLGPRGISLIERIAAELAAHPRGPLDLHLIEDSVIGAGRIWDPRQPRTLCMNTLAGAVTLFAEPGATVNAPVFEGPTQYEWIRLLRGDHEGIAPAKRATFDTYPPDPQVAEDFAEEIAASQAQSHPSRAFYGAYLRWCYDIALARLPEEVTVTVHNTRLNSIREAEDHDLLILDNGTEITADVTLLAAGWVTPGLNPEEQEVAAAVEKHPGMTWIQPGNPVEQPIGDIPDTGTVLVRGLGMGFFDLIALLSFERGGQFIKDPSARAGLRYLPSGREPKLVVSSLRGYPYLPKSNYGGLPPTPELARLCTVIDSLPTAKLGPASIDFDRQVWPAIIRDSYEAYYRTLHRLRPEAITGTLGELVEIIDRATPENINEKMARFIPEKSERFDLFAWKHPLQEVVGTPKEFTEHIAQRMSCDILEAEAGLDSPLKAGLWAISASRKPAQILGAQGRYTFESRSNHYATLMAIGQMAGSGPPLFRTRQLLALVDAGIVHFLGGDPELRVDEVAGEFVMTSPNTADTPVSAPTLVDAWMHKPDVRRPADPLSISLHEEGRVRSFHETTTDSQRLATGSPEVDVSSGRMIRADQQLDPRLYLVGIPTYSQLPDTTISPIPGTDALLLQETDKAARHALATVFGEM from the coding sequence ATGCCAGGAAACACCCCTGCCCTAGCAATCCTTGGCCTGGGCCCCCGCGGAATCTCCCTCATCGAGAGAATCGCCGCAGAACTCGCCGCACATCCCCGCGGCCCCCTCGACCTGCACCTGATCGAGGACTCCGTCATCGGTGCCGGACGCATCTGGGATCCCCGACAGCCCCGCACCCTCTGCATGAACACCCTCGCCGGGGCAGTCACCCTCTTCGCCGAACCAGGTGCCACCGTCAACGCCCCGGTCTTCGAAGGCCCCACCCAATACGAATGGATCCGCCTGCTCCGCGGGGATCATGAAGGCATCGCCCCAGCCAAACGCGCCACCTTCGACACCTACCCGCCAGATCCCCAGGTCGCCGAAGACTTCGCCGAGGAAATCGCCGCCTCCCAGGCACAGTCCCACCCCTCCCGCGCCTTCTATGGGGCCTACCTCCGCTGGTGCTACGACATCGCTCTGGCGCGCCTCCCGGAAGAGGTGACGGTCACCGTCCACAACACCCGCCTCAACAGCATCCGGGAGGCTGAAGACCATGATCTCCTCATCCTGGACAACGGCACCGAGATCACGGCCGACGTCACTCTCCTGGCCGCCGGATGGGTCACCCCCGGACTGAACCCGGAGGAACAGGAGGTGGCCGCGGCGGTGGAAAAACACCCCGGGATGACCTGGATCCAGCCCGGCAACCCCGTGGAACAACCCATCGGAGACATCCCCGACACCGGTACCGTCCTGGTCCGCGGACTGGGCATGGGATTCTTCGATCTCATCGCACTGCTCAGCTTCGAAAGGGGCGGACAGTTCATCAAGGACCCCAGCGCCCGCGCCGGGTTGCGCTACCTGCCTTCAGGGCGGGAACCAAAGTTGGTGGTCTCCTCCCTCCGCGGCTACCCCTACCTGCCGAAATCCAATTACGGCGGGCTCCCACCCACCCCGGAACTCGCCCGGTTGTGCACGGTGATCGACTCGCTGCCCACCGCGAAACTGGGGCCCGCCAGCATCGACTTCGACCGGCAGGTATGGCCCGCCATCATCCGCGACTCCTATGAGGCCTACTACCGGACCCTGCATCGTCTGCGCCCCGAAGCCATCACCGGCACCCTGGGTGAACTCGTCGAGATCATTGATAGAGCCACCCCGGAGAACATTAACGAAAAAATGGCTCGCTTCATCCCGGAGAAGAGCGAGAGATTCGACCTCTTCGCCTGGAAGCACCCCCTCCAGGAAGTGGTGGGCACCCCGAAGGAATTCACCGAGCACATCGCCCAGCGCATGAGCTGCGACATCCTCGAAGCAGAGGCCGGGTTGGATTCCCCGCTCAAGGCGGGACTCTGGGCCATCAGTGCCTCCCGCAAACCCGCCCAGATTCTGGGCGCCCAGGGACGCTACACCTTCGAGTCACGCTCCAACCACTACGCCACCCTGATGGCGATCGGTCAGATGGCAGGATCCGGCCCGCCCCTGTTCCGCACCCGCCAGCTGCTGGCCCTGGTGGACGCCGGGATCGTCCACTTCCTGGGTGGGGATCCGGAACTCCGGGTCGATGAGGTCGCGGGGGAATTCGTGATGACATCCCCCAACACCGCTGATACCCCGGTGTCCGCCCCCACCCTGGTGGATGCCTGGATGCACAAACCTGATGTTCGCCGCCCCGCGGACCCCCTGTCGATCAGTCTCCACGAGGAAGGCCGGGTCCGTTCCTTCCATGAAACCACTACCGACAGTCAGCGACTGGCCACCGGCTCCCCTGAGGTCGATGTCTCCAGCGGCCGGATGATCCGGGCGGACCAGCAGCTCGACCCCCGTCTCTACCTGGTGGGTATCCCGACGTATAGCCAGCTGCCGGACACCACCATCTCACCGATTCCAGGCACTGATGCGCTGCTGCTCCAGGAAACCGATAAGGCGGCCCGACATGCTCTGGCCACCGTATTCGGCGAAATGTAG
- a CDS encoding SDR family oxidoreductase, translated as MSEKIAVITGATGGMGREMVSELAKDHKVYALGRNSGILAELAQLDNVTAIGGDLVAGLLHGADQQAYRELKELKQVDVLVHSAAIAHRHTVASAQPLDWRSQFEVNVFAAAELTRELLPALQQAAGLVVFINSGAGKGAHPGNIVYAATKHALYALADGLRKEQANTGVRVSTIAPGPTDTPMLQGLRTQAGADYEPEHYIEPEEVAKALRLVVDAGPSTQITDLAVRPRIELADRN; from the coding sequence ATGAGTGAGAAGATTGCAGTCATCACCGGCGCCACCGGCGGCATGGGCCGCGAGATGGTGAGCGAACTGGCCAAGGACCACAAGGTCTACGCACTCGGAAGGAATTCCGGGATCCTGGCCGAGTTGGCCCAGCTTGATAACGTGACCGCCATCGGGGGAGACCTGGTGGCGGGTCTCCTGCATGGTGCGGACCAGCAGGCCTACCGCGAACTCAAGGAACTCAAGCAGGTGGATGTGCTGGTCCATTCTGCCGCCATCGCACACCGTCACACCGTGGCCAGTGCCCAACCCCTGGACTGGCGCAGTCAATTCGAGGTGAATGTTTTCGCAGCCGCGGAACTGACCCGGGAACTGCTGCCCGCCCTACAGCAGGCGGCCGGCCTGGTGGTGTTCATCAACTCCGGGGCAGGGAAGGGCGCACACCCCGGCAATATCGTTTACGCCGCCACCAAGCATGCCCTCTATGCTCTGGCGGATGGGCTGCGTAAGGAGCAGGCCAACACCGGGGTACGGGTATCCACCATCGCGCCGGGCCCGACCGACACCCCCATGCTTCAGGGACTGCGTACCCAGGCGGGGGCAGATTATGAACCCGAGCACTATATCGAGCCCGAGGAGGTCGCCAAAGCCTTGCGCCTGGTGGTGGATGCCGGCCCCAGCACCCAGATCACGGACCTGGCGGTACGCCCCCGAATTGAACTCGCGGACCGTAACTAG
- a CDS encoding cystathionine gamma-synthase, with protein sequence MSAAGNPGFSTQSIHAGYEPDSLYGPINTPIYASTTFAQDGLNELRGGYEYTRVANPTITALERTVAALENAEFGKAFSSGMAATDIVLRVLLQPGDHLILGHDAYGGTWRLIDSVFKPWGVDYSVVDTTDAQAVADAITEKTKVIWLETPTNPALAISDIAAIADIKGAASLVVDNTFASPYLQRPLALGADVVLHSTTKYLGGHSDVVGGVVVTNDAEVDEQLHFMQGGVGPIPSVFDAYLTARGIKTLAVRMDRHCDNAEKIAEFLDSRAEISQVLYPGLESHPGHEVAKKQMDRFGAMISVRFAGGEEAARKFCTSTKLICLAESLGGVESLVEHPATMTHQSAAGSQLEVPRDLVRISIGIEDIADLLTDVEQALAQI encoded by the coding sequence ATGAGCGCCGCAGGTAACCCGGGTTTTTCCACGCAGAGCATTCACGCCGGTTATGAACCGGATTCCCTGTACGGCCCGATCAACACCCCGATCTACGCCTCGACCACCTTCGCTCAGGATGGCCTGAATGAGCTGCGCGGCGGTTATGAGTACACCCGCGTCGCCAACCCCACCATCACCGCCTTGGAGCGCACCGTCGCAGCCCTGGAGAACGCCGAGTTCGGCAAGGCCTTCTCCTCCGGCATGGCCGCCACCGACATCGTGCTGCGCGTCCTGCTGCAGCCGGGTGACCATCTGATCCTCGGCCACGACGCCTATGGCGGCACCTGGCGTCTGATCGACTCTGTCTTCAAGCCCTGGGGTGTGGACTACAGCGTCGTCGACACCACCGATGCCCAGGCCGTGGCCGATGCCATCACCGAGAAGACCAAGGTCATCTGGTTGGAGACCCCCACCAACCCGGCCCTGGCGATCTCCGATATCGCCGCCATCGCAGACATCAAGGGCGCTGCCAGCCTCGTGGTGGACAACACCTTTGCCTCCCCCTACCTGCAGCGCCCCCTGGCACTGGGCGCCGATGTGGTCCTGCACTCCACCACCAAGTACCTCGGCGGCCACTCCGACGTGGTCGGGGGCGTCGTGGTGACCAATGACGCCGAGGTTGATGAGCAGCTGCACTTCATGCAGGGCGGGGTCGGCCCGATCCCCAGTGTCTTCGACGCCTACCTCACCGCCCGGGGCATCAAAACCCTCGCGGTGCGCATGGACCGCCACTGCGATAACGCCGAGAAGATCGCCGAGTTCCTGGACTCCCGCGCAGAGATCTCCCAGGTGCTCTACCCGGGCCTGGAATCCCACCCCGGCCATGAGGTGGCCAAGAAGCAGATGGACCGTTTCGGCGCCATGATCTCCGTCCGCTTCGCCGGTGGCGAGGAAGCCGCCCGCAAGTTCTGCACCTCCACCAAGCTGATCTGCCTGGCGGAGTCCCTCGGCGGCGTGGAATCCCTGGTGGAGCACCCCGCCACCATGACCCACCAGTCCGCCGCCGGCTCCCAGCTGGAGGTCCCGCGTGACCTGGTCCGCATCTCCATCGGCATCGAAGACATCGCCGACCTGCTGACAGATGTGGAGCAGGCCCTGGCACAGATCTAG
- a CDS encoding mechanosensitive ion channel family protein yields MTISTENTPASENPDSPELSPTTLGESVSEATDWWQQPTTQEWLIQKPIEILLTIIVALVMHWLARRGIDKLARRNINARFKAPRLPGKLGRRPNAPEEIPPHVAAMNRAHEDRRKARIRTLAAVGKSAAGILIWAWAVLAMLQTVNINVGPIIASAGVIGLAIGFGAQSLVKDFLSGIFMLLEDQYGVGDTVDLGEGIVGDVEDISLRLTTLRDIDGTVWYVRNGEILRVGNLSDDFSIARLQVPVGLSNDSEEAWNVILDSVNRGVEEERIREGVIEEPVMNGVTDFQPDHISYRISVKTLPGRQWEVQRFLQARVLNDMREAGITTPYPHGIGGISRENYDV; encoded by the coding sequence ATGACAATTTCCACAGAAAACACCCCCGCAAGCGAAAACCCCGACTCCCCGGAGCTCTCCCCCACCACATTGGGAGAGTCCGTGTCCGAGGCCACGGACTGGTGGCAGCAACCCACCACCCAGGAATGGCTGATCCAAAAACCCATCGAGATCCTGCTGACCATCATCGTGGCCCTGGTGATGCACTGGCTGGCCCGACGCGGCATCGACAAGCTCGCCCGACGCAATATCAACGCCCGCTTCAAGGCCCCCCGGCTGCCCGGAAAACTCGGCCGCCGGCCCAATGCCCCGGAGGAGATCCCGCCGCATGTGGCGGCGATGAACCGGGCTCATGAGGACCGCCGCAAGGCCCGGATCAGAACCCTGGCGGCGGTGGGTAAATCCGCCGCCGGCATCCTGATCTGGGCCTGGGCGGTCCTGGCCATGCTGCAGACCGTCAACATCAACGTCGGCCCCATCATCGCCTCCGCCGGTGTGATCGGCCTGGCCATCGGCTTCGGCGCCCAATCCCTGGTCAAGGACTTCCTCTCCGGCATCTTCATGCTCCTGGAGGACCAGTACGGGGTCGGTGACACCGTCGACCTGGGGGAAGGGATCGTCGGTGATGTCGAGGACATCAGCCTGCGACTGACCACACTGCGCGATATCGATGGCACCGTCTGGTACGTCCGCAACGGTGAAATCCTGCGGGTGGGTAACCTCAGCGATGACTTCTCCATCGCCCGCCTGCAGGTCCCGGTGGGACTGTCCAATGACTCCGAGGAAGCCTGGAATGTCATCCTCGACTCCGTGAACCGCGGTGTGGAGGAGGAACGCATCCGCGAAGGCGTGATCGAGGAGCCCGTGATGAACGGTGTCACCGATTTCCAGCCCGATCACATCTCCTACCGGATCTCGGTGAAAACCCTGCCCGGTCGCCAATGGGAGGTTCAGCGTTTCCTGCAGGCCCGGGTCCTCAATGACATGCGCGAAGCGGGGATCACCACCCCTTATCCGCATGGCATCGGCGGCATCTCCCGCGAAAACTATGATGTCTGA
- a CDS encoding globin: MPTPSSNPPGQQNFYEAIGGEETFARIVRGFYQQVRDDDLIGPLYPDQDWEGAEQRLKWFLAQYWGGPQTFSAQRGHPRLRMRHVTYSIGTPEAERWLEMMKVSLDQIEEETLPPAYRAALWEHMERVAAMLINRPV; encoded by the coding sequence ATGCCTACCCCATCTTCCAATCCGCCCGGTCAGCAGAATTTCTATGAGGCGATCGGCGGTGAGGAGACCTTCGCCCGCATCGTCCGCGGCTTCTACCAGCAGGTCCGGGATGATGACCTGATCGGCCCGCTCTACCCCGATCAGGACTGGGAGGGCGCGGAGCAACGCCTCAAGTGGTTCCTCGCCCAGTACTGGGGCGGGCCGCAGACCTTCTCCGCCCAGCGCGGCCACCCCCGCCTGCGGATGCGGCACGTCACCTACTCCATCGGCACCCCGGAGGCGGAGCGTTGGCTGGAGATGATGAAGGTCTCCCTCGACCAGATCGAGGAGGAGACCCTTCCCCCCGCCTACCGCGCCGCACTCTGGGAGCACATGGAGCGCGTCGCCGCCATGCTGATCAACCGGCCCGTCTAG
- the ald gene encoding alanine dehydrogenase, with product MRIGIPREVMNNEGRVALSPEGARALVEAGHRVLVEAGAGVRSSMPDEEYQAAGVELVAEAAEVWEDSDLVLKVKEPQESEFGYLREDLMLFTYLHLAASLPVTQVLLDSGITSIAYETITDEAGGLPLLTPMSQTAGRLAVMEGAHHLLSPMGGRGVLLPGVPGTQAGRVVVLGGGQVGASAVAMAVGLRAEVTVMDLNPKVLQTFDDLYQGRVRTLVSTPQAVEEALIDADLVIGAVLVAGARTPVLVPDALVAKMKPGSVLVDVAVDQGGCFESSRLTSHENPTFKVSNSIFYCVPNMPGAVANTSTRALTSATLPFVKAVAELGFAGAVEKLPGLAGGLMTSGGKLRSRAVAQAHDLPFVEIS from the coding sequence ATGCGTATCGGTATCCCCCGTGAGGTCATGAATAACGAAGGCCGCGTCGCCCTCAGCCCGGAAGGTGCCCGAGCCCTGGTGGAAGCTGGGCACCGGGTTCTCGTGGAGGCCGGGGCGGGAGTGCGCTCCTCCATGCCGGATGAGGAATACCAGGCCGCTGGGGTGGAGCTGGTGGCTGAAGCTGCCGAGGTCTGGGAGGACTCCGACCTGGTGCTCAAGGTCAAGGAACCCCAGGAATCCGAATTCGGCTACCTGCGGGAAGATCTCATGCTCTTCACCTACCTCCACCTGGCGGCCTCCCTGCCCGTCACCCAGGTCCTGCTGGATTCCGGCATCACTTCCATCGCCTATGAGACCATCACCGATGAAGCCGGTGGCCTGCCGCTGCTGACCCCGATGAGCCAGACCGCGGGCCGACTCGCCGTGATGGAGGGCGCCCACCACCTGCTCAGCCCCATGGGAGGTCGTGGCGTGCTGCTACCCGGGGTGCCCGGCACCCAGGCCGGTCGGGTGGTGGTGCTCGGTGGTGGCCAGGTGGGCGCCTCCGCCGTGGCGATGGCTGTGGGGCTGCGTGCCGAGGTGACCGTCATGGACCTCAACCCGAAGGTACTGCAGACCTTCGACGATCTCTACCAGGGCAGGGTACGCACCCTGGTCTCCACCCCACAGGCGGTGGAGGAGGCCCTGATCGACGCTGACCTGGTGATCGGTGCGGTGCTGGTCGCCGGCGCCCGCACCCCGGTGCTGGTGCCGGATGCCCTGGTGGCGAAGATGAAGCCTGGTTCAGTGCTGGTCGATGTCGCGGTGGACCAGGGCGGCTGTTTTGAATCCTCCCGCCTCACCTCCCACGAAAACCCCACCTTCAAGGTGTCGAACTCCATCTTCTACTGCGTGCCCAACATGCCCGGCGCGGTGGCCAACACCTCCACCAGGGCATTGACCTCGGCGACCCTGCCCTTCGTGAAGGCGGTGGCTGAGCTGGGCTTTGCCGGGGCCGTCGAGAAGCTTCCCGGTCTGGCTGGTGGGCTGATGACCAGTGGAGGCAAGCTGCGTAGCCGGGCGGTGGCGCAGGCCCATGACCTGCCTTTCGTGGAGATTTCCTAG
- a CDS encoding 2Fe-2S iron-sulfur cluster-binding protein gives MKHIAVVDGVEYEFEWPADMTLLDAMLAVDIPAHYSCMEGHCGTSQLTLSGGPSHMLANEVLGKFEVAQESQVLACQAIRDGEGPYRAVYE, from the coding sequence ATGAAACATATCGCGGTGGTTGATGGCGTGGAATATGAATTCGAATGGCCGGCGGACATGACGCTGCTGGATGCGATGCTGGCCGTGGATATCCCCGCCCATTACTCCTGTATGGAGGGTCATTGCGGCACGTCCCAGCTGACCTTGAGTGGGGGTCCCTCTCACATGCTGGCCAATGAGGTGCTAGGGAAATTCGAGGTGGCCCAGGAGTCTCAGGTGTTGGCCTGCCAGGCGATCCGTGACGGTGAGGGACCATATCGTGCGGTCTATGAGTAA
- the chrA gene encoding chromate efflux transporter: protein MRTTRLSEVFRSFGLLGLTSFGGPTAHLGYFREEFVRRRAWLREDSYAELIALSHFLPGPSSSQVGMALGYHRAGYAGMFLAWLMFTLPSAVLLGVAALLIDAAGLTTGQGWIAGLLAAAVAVVFHAVSGMAKNMAAGRGTASIAVLSGVLVLLAPTPWTHLALILGAGILGALFLSPDTGKKEPEGEGIRQVSARAAGLSLGLFLLLLGGAVFIGTSDATGWVAQAAAFIQAGSLVFGGGHVVLPLLEQLMVAPGWLGLDEFLAGYSLAQGVPGPMFTFATYLGAVIGGIGGACLATIAIFLPAALLIISGLHFWHRWRALPWLRRALQGVNAAVVGLLGAALYDPVFTHGITNLTSLAIAAFCWLGLAKWQNPPWLIAAGAAAAGGLLL from the coding sequence ATGCGCACCACCCGCCTCTCCGAGGTCTTCCGCTCCTTTGGTCTCCTGGGGCTCACCTCCTTCGGCGGGCCCACCGCGCACCTGGGTTATTTCCGGGAGGAGTTCGTTCGCCGCCGTGCCTGGTTGAGGGAGGACAGCTACGCCGAGCTGATCGCCCTGAGTCATTTCCTGCCCGGCCCCTCCTCCTCCCAGGTGGGCATGGCGCTGGGTTACCACCGGGCCGGTTACGCCGGGATGTTCCTGGCCTGGCTGATGTTCACCCTCCCCTCCGCGGTACTGCTGGGAGTGGCGGCCCTGCTTATCGACGCCGCGGGACTCACCACCGGGCAGGGCTGGATCGCGGGGTTGTTGGCCGCGGCCGTCGCCGTGGTTTTCCATGCGGTGTCCGGCATGGCGAAGAACATGGCCGCTGGTCGGGGTACCGCCAGCATTGCCGTGCTCAGCGGGGTGCTGGTGCTGCTGGCACCCACCCCCTGGACCCATCTGGCGCTAATCCTGGGTGCCGGGATTCTGGGCGCCCTCTTCCTCTCCCCGGACACCGGGAAGAAAGAACCTGAGGGGGAGGGAATCCGGCAGGTCTCGGCCCGGGCGGCCGGGCTCAGCCTGGGACTGTTCCTGCTCTTACTCGGTGGGGCGGTGTTCATCGGAACCAGCGACGCCACCGGGTGGGTGGCCCAGGCCGCCGCCTTCATCCAGGCCGGTTCCCTGGTATTCGGGGGCGGGCATGTGGTGCTGCCCCTGCTGGAACAACTGATGGTGGCACCCGGCTGGTTGGGCCTGGATGAGTTCCTGGCCGGTTATTCCCTGGCTCAGGGGGTACCCGGACCGATGTTCACCTTCGCCACCTACCTCGGGGCGGTAATCGGTGGGATCGGCGGCGCCTGCCTGGCCACCATCGCGATTTTCCTGCCCGCGGCCCTGCTGATCATTTCGGGGCTGCATTTCTGGCACCGCTGGCGGGCCCTGCCCTGGCTCCGTCGCGCCCTGCAGGGGGTCAATGCCGCGGTGGTGGGACTGCTCGGCGCAGCCCTCTATGATCCGGTATTCACTCACGGGATCACCAACCTGACAAGCCTGGCGATCGCAGCCTTCTGCTGGTTGGGGCTGGCGAAATGGCAGAACCCGCCCTGGCTGATCGCGGCGGGGGCCGCGGCAGCGGGCGGGCTGCTGCTCTAA
- a CDS encoding acyl-CoA thioesterase, whose amino-acid sequence MVAPADSTLHTMQIPVRWSDFDRYGHIMNASYIEIAQEARLAFAEEEFTARGMDFAVFVRHLDVDYLRPVLPDTTELTVETQVVELGNTSFTTRQELKDRQNRVACVVECVQVAVDTDTSRPRELNQAERKVLTQTADSVEKQES is encoded by the coding sequence ATGGTTGCCCCCGCAGACTCCACGCTTCACACGATGCAGATCCCGGTCCGCTGGTCTGACTTTGACCGTTACGGTCACATCATGAACGCCTCCTACATTGAGATCGCCCAGGAGGCTCGACTGGCTTTCGCTGAGGAAGAGTTCACTGCCCGCGGCATGGATTTCGCGGTTTTCGTCCGCCACCTCGATGTGGACTACCTCCGCCCGGTGCTGCCCGACACCACCGAGCTGACCGTGGAAACCCAGGTCGTGGAGCTGGGCAACACCAGCTTCACCACCCGCCAGGAGCTCAAGGACCGCCAGAACCGCGTGGCCTGCGTCGTCGAGTGCGTCCAGGTGGCAGTCGACACCGACACCTCCCGCCCCCGGGAGCTCAACCAGGCGGAGCGCAAGGTCCTCACCCAGACCGCCGACTCCGTTGAAAAGCAGGAGAGTTGA
- a CDS encoding fumarylacetoacetate hydrolase family protein → MNYISFRNAAGSDTWGISVDGTVHDLGPSGLNLAASLKAAIEEGIFGKVSDAQLREAPTLAEAEVEFLPAVTDPLKILCIGVNYRTHQEETGKGLDMKAPTVFTRFADSQIGHLQPAQKSASTTQFDYEGELAVVISRPAHRLNVDEAMDHVAGYGIYNDFSCRDWQLEGAQWIPGKNFPGTGAFGPYLVPLADIEDFQSMTLETRVNGEVRQHAVMSDLYFTVPELIAYITGFTRLNPGDVIITGTPGGVGLFMEPPALLSDGDQVEVEISGLGILRNTVKDVA, encoded by the coding sequence ATGAACTACATCTCCTTCCGCAATGCAGCAGGTTCTGACACCTGGGGTATCTCAGTTGACGGCACTGTCCATGATCTCGGCCCCTCCGGTCTGAATCTGGCGGCCTCCCTGAAAGCGGCGATTGAGGAGGGCATCTTCGGCAAGGTCTCCGATGCTCAGCTCCGGGAGGCTCCCACCCTGGCTGAGGCTGAGGTTGAGTTTCTTCCGGCCGTCACCGACCCCCTCAAGATCCTGTGCATCGGTGTCAACTACCGCACCCATCAGGAGGAAACCGGCAAGGGACTGGACATGAAGGCGCCCACCGTGTTCACCCGTTTCGCCGACAGCCAGATCGGTCACCTGCAGCCTGCCCAGAAATCCGCCAGCACCACCCAATTCGATTATGAGGGAGAGCTGGCGGTGGTCATCTCCAGGCCGGCGCACCGCCTGAACGTCGATGAGGCGATGGACCATGTCGCCGGTTATGGCATCTACAACGACTTCAGCTGCCGGGACTGGCAACTGGAGGGTGCACAGTGGATTCCGGGTAAGAATTTCCCCGGCACCGGCGCCTTCGGCCCTTATCTGGTGCCCCTGGCTGATATCGAGGATTTCCAGAGCATGACCCTGGAGACCCGTGTCAACGGAGAGGTTCGTCAGCACGCCGTGATGAGCGACCTCTATTTCACGGTGCCCGAACTGATCGCCTATATCACCGGATTCACCAGGCTCAACCCGGGTGATGTCATCATCACCGGCACTCCCGGGGGCGTCGGTCTCTTCATGGAACCGCCGGCGCTGCTCAGCGATGGGGACCAGGTGGAGGTTGAGATCAGCGGCCTCGGAATTCTCCGCAATACCGTCAAGGACGTGGCCTAG
- a CDS encoding GntR family transcriptional regulator, with amino-acid sequence MAGAGTRVLEALRELILSGAWQPGTRLQPTHLAKQLDTSTTVIRESLVQLSGNGLVVSQPNRGFFLRELKLQELVDLTELRIQTETLALKLAIERGDLDWESELIALHHQLTRTPLHSPEDPNRMNLTWQTLHKAFHLKLLEACDCEPMLKIASDLFDSTELYRCWAAQHVTPDARDVAGEHQEILDAVLTRDRDKAGAALRVHYETTVQVLLAAGLTVEATR; translated from the coding sequence ATGGCTGGTGCAGGAACCCGGGTCCTCGAGGCACTGCGGGAACTGATCCTTTCCGGCGCCTGGCAGCCCGGAACCCGCCTGCAACCCACCCACCTGGCCAAACAGCTGGACACCAGCACCACCGTGATCCGGGAATCCCTGGTACAGCTCAGTGGAAATGGGCTGGTGGTTTCCCAGCCGAACCGCGGTTTCTTCCTCCGTGAACTCAAACTCCAGGAATTGGTCGACCTGACCGAGTTACGCATCCAGACCGAAACCCTGGCACTGAAATTAGCCATCGAACGCGGCGATCTGGACTGGGAATCCGAACTCATTGCGCTCCACCACCAGCTGACCCGCACCCCGCTCCACTCCCCCGAAGACCCCAACCGGATGAATCTGACCTGGCAGACCCTGCACAAGGCTTTCCACCTCAAACTGCTCGAGGCCTGTGACTGTGAGCCGATGCTGAAGATCGCCTCGGACCTCTTCGACTCCACCGAGCTTTATCGCTGCTGGGCCGCCCAACATGTCACTCCTGACGCCCGGGACGTGGCAGGAGAACACCAGGAGATCCTGGATGCCGTCCTCACCCGTGACCGGGATAAAGCTGGGGCTGCCCTGCGGGTGCATTATGAGACCACGGTGCAGGTTCTGCTCGCAGCCGGCCTGACGGTGGAAGCCACCAGGTAG